From Acidobacteriota bacterium:
CGACATGGAGGCCGACAGCCTCTACCACTACTTCGAGAAGGTGTGCCTGATCCAGATCTCCTCGGACCGGGATACTTTCATCCTCGATCCGCTGGCGCTCGATGAGATCGCGCAACTGGGCCCCATCATCGCCGACCCGGGGGTGGAGAAGGTGTTCCACGCCTCGGGGTACGACACCTTCTGCCTCCGGCGCGATTACGGCTTCGCGTTCGCCAATCTCTTCGACACCCATATCGCCGCGCAGCTCGCGGGGTACGAGTTCCTCGGCCTGGGCGCCCTGATGGAGAGGATCCTGGGGATTTACCACTCCAAGCGGAGGCAGCGCGACGACTGGTCGCGGCGCCCGTTGGTGGACGAGCAACTCGAGTACGCGGCCATGGACACCCACCACCTCCTCCGGCTGCGCGACGTCCTCGAGGAGGAGCTGAAGGGGATGGGGCGCCTCGGGTGGGCGCAGGAGGAGTTCGCGGCCGCCGCCGCCAACGAGAAGCCCGAAAAGGAATTCGACACCGAGGCGTTTCGCCGGATCAAGGGGTATCGCGACCTCCAGCCGCGGGAGCAGGTGGCCCTGCGCGCGCTCTTCCTGCTGCGCGACGATGCCGCGCGCCGGCTCGACGTCCCCGCGTTCAAGGTGATCAACAACTCCGTGCTGGTGGACCTGGCGCGCCGTCCGCCCAAAGCCGCGCAGGAACTGTTCGGCCGCCCCGGAGTCTCCTACCGGGTCGCCCGCCGCTTCGGGCCGGCCATCATCGACACCCTGGCCGCCGCGCGTGAACAGGCTCCTTCCATTCTGGCGCTTCCCCCGCGTATCGGAGGCAAGCCCCCCAGCCGCGCCGCCAAACAGCGTTTCGAACGGCTCAAGCAGTGGCGGGTCGGGAAGGCGGCGGAGCTCAAGCTGAACGTGGGGGTCGTTTTTCCCGCCAACCTGCTGGAGGCCCTGGCCGCGGAGCCTCCCGCCGACCTGGACGCGTTTCGCGGCATTCCCGGAATGCGGCAGTGGCGCGTCACCGAGTTCGGCGCCGATATCCTCCGCGTGCTCCACGAAGGGAACGGGGAGCCGGCGACCTTGGTTGCGCCGGAATAGACCCCCGAAGGCAGGGCGGCCATGATCACGAATATCCGCCTGAAGACCCGCTGGCTCTATCACCCCGTCACCGTCTTCCTGTTGCTGCAGGCCCTCTGGGTCCTGGTGATGGTGGTCTGGATCCGGTGGTACATCGAGAGGAACGCCCAGCTGCGCGAGATGGCGGAGCGGCTCCGGACCCAGATGGAGGTCGAGGGGATGGGGTGGGGGCCGATGCTCGAGGGGGCCCTGCTCCTCACGCTGATCCTCGCCGGCGCGACCGTGATCTTCATCTTCTGGATCAAGCAGCGCCGGCTCAACGAGATGCAGCGCGCGTTCGTATCCAACGTCACCCACGAGCTCAAGTCCCCCGTCGCCTCCATCCAACTGGCGCTCGAAACGCTCGCCCTCAGGGAAATGCCCGAGGAGAAGAAGCGGGAGTATATCGCCATGATGCTGGGGGACACCGAGCGGCTGACGACCCTGATCGACCGGATCCTGGGGGCGGCGCGGATCGGGAAAAGGCCGGGCCGCTATCGGATGGAGCCGGTCAGCATCCGGCGCTTCATCGAGGATCTCCTGGAGGAGGACCGCCACCTGTACGAGAAGGAGGGGCGCAGGATAGAGTTCGACAAGGGGCGCGACGTGCACGCGGTCATCGACCGGTCGGCCATGCGCGTGGTCCTCGGCAACCTGCTGGAGAACGCCGCCCGCTACTCCCCTCCCGATGCCCGGGTCCGGATCCGGGTGCACCGGGAAATGCGCAGCTGCCGCATCGACGTCGTCGACGGGGGGAACGGGATCCCGGGCAAGGATCTCAAAAACGTGTTCAAGATGTTCTGGCGCGGCTCGGAGGAGGAGACGCGGCACCCGCGCGGGACCGGGCTCGGCCTCTACATCGTGCGCAATATCGTCAAGAACCACGGCGGCGGGGTCTGGGCCTCGAGCCCCGGCATCGGCCGCGGGGCCACCTTCAGCGTGCGCCTCCCGCGGGTCCGGAAATACTGGAGCCTGACGGCGCGGCGCCCCCGCGGACCGGGAGCGGAGGACGAGGTCTGACATGACGAAAAAGGAGCGCGCTCCCCGGATCCTGCTGGTGGAAGACGAGGTGCACATCGCCCGGCCGCTCGAATTCAACCTCGAGCAGGAGGGGTACGAGGTGAGCGCCACCGGAAGCGGGCGCGAGGCGCTCGCCCGGTACGAGCGCCGGCCGTTCGACCTGATCATCCTGGACATCATGCTAGAGGACCTGGACGGGTTCGAGGTCGCGCGCCGGATCCGGCAGAGCGATCCGAAGGTCCCCGTGATCATGCTCACCGCGCGGGCGGCGCCCGAGGACCGGGTCCGCGGGCTGGAACTGCGCGCCGACGACTATGTGGTCAAGCCCTTTCACCTGCGCGAACTGCTGCTGCGCGTCAGGCGGATGCTGGAGCGCGCCGCGTGGTACGACGGCGAGGGGGGCACGGCGCTGAAGACGACCGTGGGGGACTGGCCGGTGGATCTCGAGGAGCTCCGCGGGGAGGGGCCGCGGGGAGGGGTTCAGCTGACGGCGCTCGAGGCCCGGCTGCTCCGGACGCTGATCTCGGCCCCCAACCGGGTGTTCTCGCGCCGCGAGCTGCTCGAAAAGGTGTGGGACTATCATTCCGGGGTGGAGACCCGCACCGTTGACAACTTCATCGTCCGGTTGCGCAAGCATTTCGAGGAGGAGCCGGAGCAGCCGCGCCATTTCGTCAGCCTGCGCGGCCGGGGTTATAAGTACGTCCCCTGATTCCGGCCGCGGCGCGACGCCCCCTGCGGCGCCGGGTCGGCGTGGTGCAGAACGTAGGTGTCGAGCGCCAGGCCGAGGACATAGCCCGCCCGGCGCAGGCGGCGGCAGTAGCCGTCGCCGCCGCCGGTGCCGTCGGCCAGCGGGCCGACGGCGTCGAGGGTGCGCCGCTTGAGGAGGACGCAGAAGAAGTCGAGGGGGCCTTCGACCAGGATCCCGGCCCGGTGGAAATGGTACTTCAGGATACGGTTGCGCTCGTGAAGGTCTTCCGTCCTGAAGACGGGGATCTGCCGGGCCAACCGC
This genomic window contains:
- a CDS encoding ribonuclease D produces the protein MMERVRSAPRLAIDMEADSLYHYFEKVCLIQISSDRDTFILDPLALDEIAQLGPIIADPGVEKVFHASGYDTFCLRRDYGFAFANLFDTHIAAQLAGYEFLGLGALMERILGIYHSKRRQRDDWSRRPLVDEQLEYAAMDTHHLLRLRDVLEEELKGMGRLGWAQEEFAAAAANEKPEKEFDTEAFRRIKGYRDLQPREQVALRALFLLRDDAARRLDVPAFKVINNSVLVDLARRPPKAAQELFGRPGVSYRVARRFGPAIIDTLAAAREQAPSILALPPRIGGKPPSRAAKQRFERLKQWRVGKAAELKLNVGVVFPANLLEALAAEPPADLDAFRGIPGMRQWRVTEFGADILRVLHEGNGEPATLVAPE
- a CDS encoding response regulator transcription factor encodes the protein MTKKERAPRILLVEDEVHIARPLEFNLEQEGYEVSATGSGREALARYERRPFDLIILDIMLEDLDGFEVARRIRQSDPKVPVIMLTARAAPEDRVRGLELRADDYVVKPFHLRELLLRVRRMLERAAWYDGEGGTALKTTVGDWPVDLEELRGEGPRGGVQLTALEARLLRTLISAPNRVFSRRELLEKVWDYHSGVETRTVDNFIVRLRKHFEEEPEQPRHFVSLRGRGYKYVP
- a CDS encoding HAMP domain-containing histidine kinase gives rise to the protein MITNIRLKTRWLYHPVTVFLLLQALWVLVMVVWIRWYIERNAQLREMAERLRTQMEVEGMGWGPMLEGALLLTLILAGATVIFIFWIKQRRLNEMQRAFVSNVTHELKSPVASIQLALETLALREMPEEKKREYIAMMLGDTERLTTLIDRILGAARIGKRPGRYRMEPVSIRRFIEDLLEEDRHLYEKEGRRIEFDKGRDVHAVIDRSAMRVVLGNLLENAARYSPPDARVRIRVHREMRSCRIDVVDGGNGIPGKDLKNVFKMFWRGSEEETRHPRGTGLGLYIVRNIVKNHGGGVWASSPGIGRGATFSVRLPRVRKYWSLTARRPRGPGAEDEV